A region from the Sorex araneus isolate mSorAra2 chromosome 6, mSorAra2.pri, whole genome shotgun sequence genome encodes:
- the NDST1 gene encoding bifunctional heparan sulfate N-deacetylase/N-sulfotransferase 1 — translation MPALACLRRLRRHLSPQAVLFLLFVFCLFSVFVSAYYLYGWKRGLEPSADASEPDGGDPPPVAPSRLLPLKPAPPVMPSRTDPSVLVFVESLYSQLGQEVVAILESSRFKYRTEIAPGKGDMPTLTDKGRGRFALIIYENILKYVNLDAWNRELLDKYCVAYGVGIIGFFKANENSLLSAQLKGFPLFLHSNLGLKDCSINPKSPLLYVTRPSEVDKGVLPGEDWTVFQSNHSTYQPVLLAKTRSSESIPHLGADAGLHAALHATVVQDLGLHDGIQRVLFGNTLNFWLHKLVFVDAVAFLTGKRLSLPLDRYVLVDIDDIFVGKEGTRMKKEDVKALFDTQNELRTHIPNFTFNLGYSGKFFHTGTDAEDAGDDLLLSYVKEFWWFPHMWSHMQPHLFHNQSVLAEQMALNKKFAVEHGIPTDMGYAVAPHHSGVYPVHVQLYEAWKQVWGIRVTSTEEYPHLKPARYRRGFIHNGIMVLPRQTCGLFTHTIFYSEYPGGPGELDKIINGGELFLTVLLNPISIFMTHLSNYGNDRLGLYTFRHLVRFLHTWTNLRLQTLPPVQLAQKYFQIFSEEKDPLWQDPCEDKRHKDIWSKEKTCDRFPKLLIIGPQKTGTTALYLFLGMHPDLSSNYPSSETFEEIQFFNGHNYHKGIDWYMEFFPIPSNTTSDFYFEKSANYFDSEVAPRRAAALLPKAKILTILINPADRAYSWYQHQRAHDDPVALKYTFHEVITAGPDASAKLRALQSRCLVPGWYATHIERWLSAFHANQILVLDGKLLRTEPAKVMDTVQKFLGVTNTIDYHKTLAFDPKKGFWCQLLEGGKTKCLGKSKGRKYPEMDLDSRTFLKGYYRDHNVELSKLLYKMGQTLPTWLREDLQNTR, via the exons ATGCCCGCCCTGGCGTGTCTCCGCAGGCTGCGGCGGCACCTGTCCCCCCAGGCCGTGCTCTTCCTGCTCTTCGTCTTCTGCCTGTTCAGCGTCTTTGTCTCCGCCTACTACCTGTATGGCTGGAAGCGGGGCCTGGAGCCCTCGGCGGACGCCTCGGAGCCGGACGGTGGGGACCCCCCGCCCGTGGCCCCCAGCCGCCTGCTTCCCCTCAAGCCCGCGCCGCCCGTCATGCCTTCCCGCACGGACCCCTCGGTGCTGGTGTTCGTGGAGAGCCTCTACTCCCAGCTGGGCCAGGAGGTGGTGGCCATCCTGGAGTCCAGCCGCTTCAAGTACCGCACCGAGATCGCGCCGGGCAAGGGCGACATGCCCACCCTCACCGACAAGGGCCGCGGCCGCTTTGCCCTCATCATCTACGAGAACATCCTCAAGTACGTCAATCTGGACGCCTGGAACCGCGAGCTGCTGGACAAGTACTGCGTGGCCTACGGCGTGGGCATCATCGGCTTCTTCAAG GCCAACGAGAACAGCCTCCTGAGCGCCCAGCTCAAGGGCTTCCCCTTGTTCCTGCACTCGAACCTGGGCCTGAAGGACTGTAGCATCAACCCCAAGTCCCCGCTGCTCTACGTGACGCGGCCCAGCGAGGTGGACAAGGGCGTGCTGCCCGGCGAGGACTGGACGGTCTTCCAGTCCAACCATTCCACCTACCAGCCGGTGCTGCTGGCCAAGACGCGCTCGTCCGAGTCCATCCCGCACCTGGGCGCCGACGCGGGCCTGCACGCCGCGCTGCACGCCACGGTGGTCCAGGACCTGGGCCTGCACGACGGCATCCAGCGCGTGCTCTTCGGCAACACTCTCAACTTCTGGCTGCACAAGCTGGTCTTCGTGGACGCCGTGGCCTTCCTCACCGGCAAGCGCCTCTCGCTGCCCCTGGACCGCTACGTCCTGGTGGACATCGACGACATCTTTGTGGGCAAGGAGGGCACGCGCATGAAGAAGGAGGACGTGAAG gcCCTGTTCGATACGCAAAACGAGCTGCGGACACACATCCCGAACTTCACCTTCAACCTGGGCTACTCAGGGAAATTCTTCCACACAG gtACGGATGCCGAGGACGCGGGGGACGACCTGCTGCTGTCGTACGTGAAGGAGTTCTGGTGGTTCCCGCACATGTGGAGCCACATGCAGCCGCACCTCTTCCACAACCAGTCGGTGCTGGCCGAGCAGATGGCCCTGAACAAGAAGTTCGCTGTC gagcACGGCATTCCCACCGACATGGGCTACGCCGTGGCGCCCCACCACTCGGGCGTGTACCCCGTACACGTGCAGCTCTACGAGGCCTGGAAGCAGGTGTGGGGCATCCGGGTGACCAGCACCGAGGAGTACCCCCACCTGAAGCCCGCCCGCTACCGCCGCGGCTTCATCCACAACGGCATCATG GTCCTCCCGCGGCAGACCTGCGGCCTCTTCACGCATACCATCTTCTACAGCGAGTACCCGGGGGGCCCCGGCGAGCTGGACAAGATCATCAACGGCGGCGAGCTCTTCCTCACAGTGCTCCTCAACCCG ATCAGCATCTTCATGACGCACCTGTCCAACTACGGCAACGACCGCCTGGGCCTGTACACCTTCCGGCACCTGGTGCGTTTCCTGCACACCTGGACCAACCTGCGGCTGCAGACGCTGCCCCCCGTGCAGCTGGCCCAGAAGTACTTCCAGATCTTCTCGGAGGAGAAGGACCCGCTCTGGCAG GACCCCTGCGAGGACAAGCGCCACAAAGACATCTGGTCCAAGGAGAAGACGTGTGACCGCTTCCCAAAGCTCCTCATCATCGGCCCCCAGAAAACAG GCACCACGGCCCTGTACCTGTTCCTCGGCATGCACCCGGACCTCAGCAGCAACTACCCCAGCTCCGAGACGTTCGAGGAGATCCAGTTTTTCAACGGCCACAACTATCACAAAGGCATCGACTG gtACATGGAGTTCTTCCCTATCCCCTCCAACACCACCTCTGATTTCTACTTCGAGAAAAGCGCCAACTACTTTGATTCGGAAGTGGCGCCCCGGCGGGCAGCGGCCCTGCTGCCCAAGGCCAAAATCCTGACCATCCTCATCAACCCCGCCGACCGGGCCTACTCCTGGTACCAG CATCAGAGAGCCCACGATGACCCAGTGGCCCTCAAGTACACTTTCCACGAGGTGATCACGGCCGGGCCTGATGCGTCGGCGAAGCTGCGTGCCCTCCAGAGCCGCTGCCTGGTGCCCGGCTGGTACGCCACCCACATCGAGCGCTGGCTCAGCGCCTTCCATGCCAACCAG ATTCTGGTCCTGGACGGCAAGTTGCTGCGGACAGAACCTGCCAAAGTGATGGACACGGTGCAGAAGTTCCTCGGCGTGACCAACACCATCGACTACCACAAGACCCTGGC GTTTGATCCAAAGAAAGGATTTTGGTGCCAACTGCTTGAAGGAGGAAAAACCAAGTGTCTGGGCAAAAGCAAGGGCCGGAAATACCCAGAAATGGACTTGGAT